In the Buchnera aphidicola (Thelaxes suberi) genome, ATATATTTTTTATGTAGTAGTTGTATATTATTTACTGTTTTTGTTGGGTTAATACTTAAAGCCATGACTGTAGCGAATGCTGCATTTAAAGTTGTATCGAAATGTATTTTATAACGCATAGCATGATTTAAAATTGTATTTTTTTTATTTTTATTGATATTAGAAAACGAAGTAGTATGAACAATATAACTGTATTCTTTGTTTTTTAATTGATCTTCAATATTTGGACGTCCAGATTGTATTTTATGTACTAATTTTGATGTAATTCCTGCTTTTTTTAAAGCATCTTTAGTTCCTGTAGTTGCATCAATTTTAAATCCGATTTTAATAAGATGCATAGCAAGATTAATAACATTTTTTTTATCTTCATTTTTAACTGATAACAAAACTTTTTTATTTTTTTTGACTTTAATTTGAGCTCCTAACATTGATTTAGCAAAAGCTTCTGAAAAAGTAAATCCAATACCCATAGTCTCTCCAGTCGATCGCATTTCAGGTCCTAAAATTGGATTAATACCAGAAAATTTATTAAAGGGTAAAATTGCTTCTTTTATAGAAAAGAAAAGAGGAATAAATTCATTTATATTGTCATAATTTTGTTGTTTTAAACTATTACCAACTATAATGTTTGCTGCAATTTTTGCTAATGAAATGCCGGTCGATTTGGCTATAAAAGGAATTGTTCGCGAAGCTCGAGGATTTACTTCTAAAATAAAAATTTTACTGTTTTTTATAGCAAATTGAATATTAATTAATCCGATAACTCCTATTTTTAAAGCTAACCTCTTTGTTTGTTCTCGTATTTTTTCTTTAATAATATCAGAAATAGTATAAGTTGGTAGAGAGCAAGCGGAATCTCCAGAATGAATTCCAGCTTGTTCAATATGTTCCATAATACCTCCTATTAATACATTTTCTCCATCACATACAGCATCTACATCTATTTCAGTTGCATTATCTAAATATTGATCTAACAATATAGAATTATTAGAAATATTGTTATTTATTTGCATATTTTTTTTAAAGTATTGATTTAGTTCCTTTGTATTATGTAGTATTTCCATACTACGCCCTCCTAAAACATAAGAAGGTCTAGCCATCAGTGGATAACCAATATTTTTTGCAGCTATGTTTGCTTGATATAATGTATTTACTGTTTTATTATAAGGTTGTATCAATTTTAATTCTTTTACTATTTTTTGAAATCTATTTCTATTTTCTGCTTTATCAATTGCGTTGGGGCTAGTTCCTAAAATTTTAATATTTTCTTTATGTAGTGATTTTGCGAGTTTTAATGGTGTTTGACCTCCATATTGGATAATTACTCCATATGGTTGCTCTATACGAATAATTTCTAAAATATTTTCTAATGTAATGGGTTCAAAATATAATCTATTGGATGTATCGTAATCAGTGGAAACTGTTTCTGGATTACAATTTATCATTATAGTTTCAAATCCAATTTTTTGTAACTCAAATGATGCATGTACACAACAATAATCAAACTCGATTCCTTGTCCAATTCGATTAGGGCCACTTCCTAATATTAATACTTTTTTTCTAAAATTTTTAGTAGGATTTGATTCGCATTCACTACCATTCCATGTAGAATACATATAAGCTGTTTTTGTTTCAAATTCAGCTGCACATGTATCGATTCGTTTAAATATAGGATGTAAATGAAAATTATTTCTTTTTTTTCGCACGGTTTCTTGGTCTGAATTAATTAATTCAGCAATTCGAATATCAGAAAATCCTTTTTTTTTGATAGTTTTAAAAAAATGAATATTAATATTTTCAATGTTGTTTTTTTTTATTTTTTCTTCTGTTTCTATTAGGTCTTTAATTTCATATAAAAACCATTTGTCAATATAAGTCAGTTTATGAATTTTTTCTAATGATATACCATTACGAAAAGCATCAGCAATAAACCATAATCGATCAGAACCTGGTTCTTTTAATTCATATTCAATTTTTTTAATTATGTCTTTGTTACATAGAATATTATCAATTTTTGAATTGAATCCATATTCATTAATTTCTAAACTGCATATTGCTTTCTGTATAGATTCTTGAAAAGTTGAACCAATTGCCATAACTTCTCCCACTGATTTCATTTGAGTAGTGAGTCTGTTATTACATCCATGAAATTTTTCAAAATTAAATCTTGGTATCTTTGTTACAATATAATCAATAGATGGTTCAAAAGAAGCTGGTGTCATGTTGTTCGTAATATCATTTTTTAATTCATCAAGAGTATATCCAATAGCGAGTTTTGCTGCAATTTTTGCAATAGGAAATCCAGTTGCTTTTGATGCTAATGCAGAAGAGCGAGAAACTCTGGGATTCATTTCAATAACTATCATTTTTCCGTTTTTAGGATTAATAGCGAATTGAACATTTGCTCCTCCTGTTTTTATTCCAATTTCGTTTAGTATCATTCTTGATGCATTACGCATTTTTTGATATTCTTTATCTGTTAAAGTTTGTGATGGAGCAATTGTAATAGAATCTCCTGTATGAATCCCCATAGGATCAAAATTTTCTATAGAACATACTACGATAAAATTGTTGTTTATATCTTGTAATACTTCCATTTCAAATTCTTTCCATCCAATTAAAGATTCATTAATTAATAATTCTTTATTAGAGGAAAGTTGTAATCCTTCATTACAGATATTAATAAATTCGTCATAATTGTAAGCCACTCCCCCTCCACTTCCACCCATAGTAAAAGAAGGACGAATTATACATGGAAACTTAATTTTTTTTATTATTTGTAATGCATCTTGAATGCTATACGCTAAACCTGATTGTGCAGTATGTAAATTAATTTTTTTCATAGATTCTTCAAATAAACATCTATTTTCTGCTTTATTAATAGATGTAATACTAGAACCTAGTATTTCTACATTAAATTTTTTTAAAACATTGTTTCTATCAAGGTCTAAAACACAATTTAATGCAGTTTGCCCTCCCATTGTAGCAAGTATAGCTTCTGGACGCTCTTTTTCTATAATTTTTGATAAAATTTTCCAATTTATAGGTTCAATATATGTAATATCTGCTATATCTGGATCAGTCATAATCGTAGCAGGATTAGAATTCACTAAAATAATTTTATAATTTTCTTCTCTTAATGCTTTACATGCTTGCACTCCAGAGTAATCGAATTCACACGCTTGTCCTATGACAATAGGACCTGAACCTAAAATTAAAATAGAATGAATATCATTTCTTTTTGGCATATTTTTCTCTTGTAAATAGTGTTTTATTAATTTAATATTTTCATTTTTTCAATAAAAATATTAAATATATAAGAAGAATCTTCTGGTCCTGGGTTAGATTCTGGATGACCTTGGAATCCTAATGCTGGAGTATTTTTTAGAGTTATTCCCTGTATACTTTTATCAAATAATGAAACATGTGTAATTTTAATATTATTTGGAAGATTTTTTGAATCTATAGTAAAA is a window encoding:
- the carB gene encoding carbamoyl-phosphate synthase large subunit is translated as MPKRNDIHSILILGSGPIVIGQACEFDYSGVQACKALREENYKIILVNSNPATIMTDPDIADITYIEPINWKILSKIIEKERPEAILATMGGQTALNCVLDLDRNNVLKKFNVEILGSSITSINKAENRCLFEESMKKINLHTAQSGLAYSIQDALQIIKKIKFPCIIRPSFTMGGSGGGVAYNYDEFINICNEGLQLSSNKELLINESLIGWKEFEMEVLQDINNNFIVVCSIENFDPMGIHTGDSITIAPSQTLTDKEYQKMRNASRMILNEIGIKTGGANVQFAINPKNGKMIVIEMNPRVSRSSALASKATGFPIAKIAAKLAIGYTLDELKNDITNNMTPASFEPSIDYIVTKIPRFNFEKFHGCNNRLTTQMKSVGEVMAIGSTFQESIQKAICSLEINEYGFNSKIDNILCNKDIIKKIEYELKEPGSDRLWFIADAFRNGISLEKIHKLTYIDKWFLYEIKDLIETEEKIKKNNIENINIHFFKTIKKKGFSDIRIAELINSDQETVRKKRNNFHLHPIFKRIDTCAAEFETKTAYMYSTWNGSECESNPTKNFRKKVLILGSGPNRIGQGIEFDYCCVHASFELQKIGFETIMINCNPETVSTDYDTSNRLYFEPITLENILEIIRIEQPYGVIIQYGGQTPLKLAKSLHKENIKILGTSPNAIDKAENRNRFQKIVKELKLIQPYNKTVNTLYQANIAAKNIGYPLMARPSYVLGGRSMEILHNTKELNQYFKKNMQINNNISNNSILLDQYLDNATEIDVDAVCDGENVLIGGIMEHIEQAGIHSGDSACSLPTYTISDIIKEKIREQTKRLALKIGVIGLINIQFAIKNSKIFILEVNPRASRTIPFIAKSTGISLAKIAANIIVGNSLKQQNYDNINEFIPLFFSIKEAILPFNKFSGINPILGPEMRSTGETMGIGFTFSEAFAKSMLGAQIKVKKNKKVLLSVKNEDKKNVINLAMHLIKIGFKIDATTGTKDALKKAGITSKLVHKIQSGRPNIEDQLKNKEYSYIVHTTSFSNINKNKKNTILNHAMRYKIHFDTTLNAAFATVMALSINPTKTVNNIQLLHKKYIKAYKKNNYNNA